One Heteronotia binoei isolate CCM8104 ecotype False Entrance Well chromosome 20, APGP_CSIRO_Hbin_v1, whole genome shotgun sequence DNA segment encodes these proteins:
- the LOC132588532 gene encoding radial spoke head 10 homolog B2-like encodes MGKDKKKNGKKGEKGAAAIVHEPVRESAVSLHSLTATGGQAEDHQVSSGLQEEIKPCEEPPSLEPVEYEEPILTQLIVESYEGDKVHGLYEGEGLAKFQGGNVYQGMFSEGLMHGQGAYTWADGVKYEGNFVKNVQMHRGSYTWPDGSVYEGEVKNGIRHGFGIYKCGSYPVSYVGQWFEGKRHGKGTIYYNQEGSSWYEGDFVNNIKSGWGIRCYKSSNIYEGQWERDVRHGEGRMRWLTTNQEYTGQWVNGIQHGYGTHTWYLKRIPGSQYPLRNEYVGNFVNGDRHGHGKFFFASGATYDGEWVFNKKHGMGKLVFKNGRVYEGEFINDHIAEYPAFQLDDMNAQNLSGICNPFGTESIKVVNGPGSLPVLGSTIEIDISTLLAIFPEKDREEEIKQTEFAVLRHISELRKIYTFYSSLGCDRSLDNTFLMTKLQFWRFLKDCCFHHCNVTLADMDRILNDEKSLEEIHSPYETLLLRMFLTYLIYLSFHIYHKEFGDRSPRLFKCFSRMMTKNILPNACQIKGVLFSDQQETVYAVNYIDKCWEIYKAFCRLSSLAPYEPTMKMRHFIWMLKDLRLVSKQLTATKIVDILAKDSPCVRDGEDTNLEKELVFLEFFEALLDCALLYVTDEMLKQQAEWVSQLESSGQPSDISEGVKISPPTQELSSRQSFQTRSTSSAEASNETGDTAVCCVSTKSSASRIVHFVDASKTKTKGKTKDDEKDEKTSRRGSKSSQKERAGSLQGSHAGATLNVTFISDVMPADDKEERGAQTLLDLEEEHGPLLSTPLKELAEKLEKAKEDLKTQLSLWMSRIYIFFVRNFFANYKHLQNVKETILDNRVQEEELAVQRRIREEEEEARLLALWEAEEAKKLEEAAAEKAALELEESMNREAEEGSVQLLSPPKEESPILPQIPPSSKATTSGKKKKK; translated from the exons ATGGGAAAAGATAAGAAGAAAAATggcaaaaaaggagaaaaaggagcAGCGGCCATTGTCCACGAACCTGTTCGGGAGTCTGCTGTTTCTTTACATTCGTTGACAGCGACTGGTGGTCAGGCTGAGGATCATCAGGTCAGCTCAGGACTCCAAGAGGAGATCAAACCCTGTGAAGAGCCCCCGTCCCTTGAACCGGTGGAATATGAGGAACCCATTCTCACCCAACTCATTGTAGAAAG CTATGAAGGAGATAAAGTCCATGGACTGTATGAGGGAGAAGGACTAGCAAAATTCCAAGGAGGAAATGTATACCAA ggcatGTTTTCAGAAGGTCTCATGCATGGACAAGGAGCATATACATGGGCTGATGGTGTGAAGTACGAG GGAAACTTTGTGAAGAATGTTCAGATGCATCGTGGCAGTTACACTTGGCCTGACGGCAGCGTCTATGAAGGCGAGGTGAAGAACGGCATCAGGCATGGCTTCGGCATTTACAAGTGTGGCTCTTACCCTGTTTCGTACGTTGGCCAGTGGTTTGAAGGCAAAAGACATGGCAAG GGCACCATTTATTACaaccaggagggctcttcttggTATGAAGGAGACTTTGTAAACAATATCAAAAGTGGATGGGGAATAAGATG CTATAAGTCTAGCAATATCTATGAAGGCCAATGGGAGAGAGATGTGCGCCATGGCGAAGGCCGGATGAGGTGGTTGACAACAAATCAGGAATATACAGGACAATGGGTGAACGGAATACAG CATGGGTATGGCACTCACACTTGGTATCTGAAGAGAATACCTGGGTCACAATATCCCTTAAGGAATGAATATGTTGGAAACTTTGTCAATGGGGATCGCCATGGGCATGGAAAGTTCTTCTTTGCCAGTGGAGCCACGTATGATGGAGAGTGGGTTTTCAATAAAAAGCATGGCATG ggtAAGCTTGTGTTCAAGAATGGGCGTGTTTACGAAGGTGAATTTATAAACGATCATATAGCAGAGTACCCAGCTTTTCAGCTTGATGATATGAACGCACAGAATCTGAGTGGCATTTGCAATCCCTTTGGCACTG AAAGTATCAAAGTGGTCAATGGCCCCGGAAGTTTGCCTGTGCTGGGATCCACCATTGAAATAGACATATCAACCTTGTTGGCTATATTTCCGGAAAAAGACAGGGAGGAGGAAATCAAACAG ACGGAGTTTGCTGTGTTGAGGCATATCTCGGAATTGAGGAAAATCTACACCTTTTACAGTAGCTTAGGGTGTGACCGCTCTCTTGACAATACCTTCCTGATGACCAAGCTTCAGTTCTGGCGGTTCTTAAAGGACTGTTGCTTCCATCATTGCAATGTGACCCTTGCTGACATGGATCGAATCCTGAATG ATGAAAAGTCTCTTGAAGAGATTCACTCCCCTTATGAGACACTGCTGCTTCGAATGTTTTTGACCTACCTGATCTATTTGTCATTCCACATCTATCACAAAgagtttgg CGACAGAAGCCCCCGTCTGTTCAAGTGCTTCTCCAGAATGATGACAAAGAACATCCTTCCCAATGCCTGTCAAATAAAAG GTGTTTTGTTCAGTGACCAGCAAGAAACAGTCTATGCTGTCAATTACATCGACAAGTGCTGGGAGATTTACAAAGCTTTCTGCAGACTGAGCTCCTTAGCCCCTTATGAGCCTACTATGAAAATGAGGCATTTCATCTGGATGCTGAAA gatttaaGACTTGTAAGCAAGCAGTTAACTGCCACCAAAATTGTAGACATCCTGGCGAAAGACAGTCCCTGCGTTCGGGATGGAGAGGACACTAATTTAGAGAAAGAG CTGGTTTTTCTGGAGTTTTTCGAAGCCCTCCTCGATTGTGCCTTGCTGTACGTCACTGATGAAATGTTGAAGCAGCAAGCAGAATGGGTCAGCCAGCTGGAAAGTAGTGGCCAACCGAGTGACATCTCTGAAGGAGTCAAGATTTCTCCGCCGACTCAGGAGTTGTCTTCTCGTCAG TCATTTCAGACCAGAAGTACAAGCAGCGCTGAAGCAAGCAATGAAACTGGGGACACGGCTGTTTGCTGTGTTAGTACCAAGTCTTCTGCAAGCAGGATTGTGCATTTTGTTGATGCTTCAAAGACCAAGACCAAG GGAAAAACCAAGGACGATGAAAAAGATGAGAAAACGTCTCGGCGTGGTTCAAAATCCTCCCAGAAAGAGAGAGCAGGGTCTCTGCAAGGAAGCCATGCTG GTGCAACTCTGAATGTCACCTTTATCTCTGATGTGATGCCTGCAGATGACAAAGAGGAAAGGGGAGCTCAGACTCTGCTGGACTTGGAAGAGGAGCATGGCCCCCTTCTCAGCACACCCCTAAAAGAATTGGCTG AAAAACTGGAAAAAGCCAAAGAAGACCTAAAGACCCAACTCAGTTTGTGGATGAGTCGCATTTACATCTTCTTTGTGAGGAATTTTTTTGCTAACTACAAGCACTTGCAAAATGTGAAGGAGACCATTTTGGACAACCGGGTGCAGGAGGAAGAGCTGGCAGTGCAGAGGAGGatcagagaggaggaagaggaagctcG